The sequence CGATTGGGGCGCATGACGACGACGCGTGGTGTGGTGGATACGCCGGTGTTCATGTCAGTGGGCACGCAGGCGAGCGTGAAGGCATTGGACCCGCGTGAGTTGATGGAGATGAATACCCAGATCATTCTGGGGAATACGTATCATCTCTCCATCCGTCCCGGCATGGACATCATGAAGCTGGCAGGTGGCCTGCATAAGTTCATGAATTGGAATCTGCCCATCCTTACGGACTCGGGCGGGTTTCAAGTGTTCAGTCTCGGAAAGATCCGCACGGTGCGGGAAGATGGTGTGGAGTTCCGTTCGCATCTGGATGGCTCGCCGATCTTCATGGGGCCGAAAGAGTCGATGGCCATCCAGCGTGAGTTGGGTTCGGACATCGCGATGGTGTTCGATGAATGCCCGCCGCATGACAAGCCGTATAACGAGATCAAAGCCGCAGTGGAGCGGACGATCCGTTGGGCGGAGGTGTGTCGGGTGCAGCCGCGAGCGGAAGGGCAGTTCTACTTCGGCATCGCTCAAGGGGCAGGGCATGCGGAGCTTCGCGAGAAGTGCGCTAAGGCGATTGTGGGCATGGATTTTGATGGTTATGCCATTGGTGGCGTGAGCGTGGGCGAGCCGGAGCCGGAGATGATGAAGGCCGTGGAATACACGGAACCGCATCTCCCGGCGAACAAGCCGCGCTACGCCATGGGTTTGGGAACTCCGGCGCAGTTGGTTGAATTAGTGGCGCGAGGGGTGGATATGTTCGATTGCGTGTTGCCCACCCGGGTGGCGCGGAATGGCACAGCATTCACATACAAGGGCACCATCAGCATCAAGGGTGGTTTTAACAAGGCGGACTTTGGGCCGATTGAAGAGGGGTGCGAGTGCTATGCCTGCCGGAATTTTACGCGGGCTTACCTGCGGCATCTGCTGAATGTGGAGGAAATCCTTGGTCTGCGTATGCTCAGTGTGCATAACACCTTTATGTTCCAACGGGTTATGGCGGATATTCGCAAGCATCTGGCTGCTGGCACGTTCGGGGAGTTCCGGGCGGAATTCATCAAGAATTACATCCCGACGGAGAAGGTTTTGGCGGCTCGGGAAGAGCATCTGCGTAAAACGGACACCGCCAGCCGGGGTGAGTAAAGCACTCAAAAGCGCGCTGAATTTTTAAAATCGGCAGGGAGGAAAGGCATTCTAGACTGAACTTTTGAGTGGGAAGCGGTGTTCCTTGGTCTAGGAAAGGCGTTACGATAACGAAAAACTTGAGCCAAATGACTTGCGTTGGCGACTTTGATACATAGAGTTATCGCTCTTATTTTGCACGTATGATTGAAACAGGAATGACATTTTTGCTCGCACAGGCCGCAGGTGGACAGTCGCAACAACCAGCTTGGGCCGGTTTGGTGCCGATGGTGCTGATGTTCGTGATCTTCTATTTCCTGTTGATCCGTCCGCAGCAGAAGAAGGCCAAGGAGCATGCGGAACTGCTGAAGACTTTGAAGCGTGGGGACAAAGTGGTGACGAACGGCGGCATCGTCGGCGTCATCATCACGGTGAAAGAGAAGCATGTGACTGTACGTTCGGAAGATTCGAAGTTTGAAGTCTTGCGTACGGCCATCGCGGAGATCACTGAGCGCGGCAGCAGCACCGGTCCAGAAGTCAAGGAAGCCTAATTTTTAGCCTTTAGAAAGTTCGCATGAATTCCAGTCATCTTTGGAAGTTATTGTTGGTCGTCTTTGTCGTGGCGTGGTCCGTGAACGAGATGAACCCGCCGACGAGCCGGAATCTGATCCAAGTTTTCGAAGAGAAGGCAGTCAACAATACGGATACCAATTTCACGGCCATCGTCGCTCAGGCGAAAAAGCTGGAAGCGGAGAATCCGACCCGGGTTTATGGCAGCTTGTGGGATGCGATCGGCACGAACGACATCGCTTCCTACTTTCCAACGTATGCCAAAGGCCAGACCACCAATGCCAAGCGCACGATCCTGAACCGTTTGCAGCGTGATGCATCGGGCCAGATCCGGTTGGGTCTCGACCTGCAAGGCGGCACCGCGTTCCTCGTGGGCGTGGATGTGGACGCTGCGGTGAACAATGCCCAACAGCAGGGCACCAATGCAGTCACGCTCAGTGAGATCGAACGGGCGCATCGCAAACAGGAAGCGCTTACCCAGGCGGTGGAAGTGCTCCGTAAGCGTGTGGACCGGTTCGGTGTGTCCGAGCCGATCATCCAGCCGCAGGGTGAGAAACGTATCCTGATACAGATGCCGGGTCTTTCCGAGGTGGATCGTGAAGCGGTCCGTGAGACGCTGCAAAAGGTGGCCCATCTGGAGTTCCGCATGGTGCATCGCGAGAGCGACCGTTATCTCCAGCAGGGTCTGGTGCCGCCGGGTTACGAGATCCTTCGTGAAGAAGTTTCCTTGCAGGACGGCACCAAAGGCAGCCGCGCTTATGTAGTAAGCAAGAAGGCTTCGGAAGGTCTGACGGGCAAGTATGTGCAGCGCGCCGGTGTGGCTTTGAACCCGATCACCTCCAAGCCGGAAATCCACCTTACTTTCGATGCCGAGGGTGCGACCAAGTTCGGCAATGTGACGAAGGCGCATGTGGGTGAGCAACTGGCCATTGTGCTGGATGGTGAGCTGTATTCTGCTCCAAACATCAATGAACCGATCTTGGGCGGCAACTGCCAGATCACGGGTAATTACGATTTGAAGGAGGCTTATCGCCTTGCCAATGCTTTGGAGAATCCGTTGGAAGCCCCGGTGGAGATCGAGGAGGAGCGTTCTGTGGACCCGTCATTGGGCAAAGACTCCATCGAAAGCGGCATCCGCGCTTCAATGTATGGTATCATTCTGGTGGCTGGATTCATGCTGGTGTATTATATGCTGGCGGGTTTGATCGCGAATATCGCCTTGATGCTTAACATCGTGATCCTGATTGGCGTGATGTGCTCGATCGATGCGACGTTCACGCTGCCGGGCATTGCGGGTATCGTGCTCACCATTGGTATGGCGGTGGATGCGAACGTGCTGATCTTCGAGCGTATGCGCGAGGAACTGGAGGCGGGGAAGGCATTGCGTGCGGCTCTGAAGGCAGGCTATGAAAAAGCTTTCAGCACGATTTTGGATGCGAACGTCACCACGTTGATCTCTTCCGTTTTGCTGATCTACTTCGGTACCGGTCCGGTGCAGGGCTTCGGTGTCACGCTCTCTATCGGTGTGGCGGTGAGCATGTTCACTGCATTGGTGGTGACGCGTCTGATCTTTGACTGGCTGATATACAAGAACGTGATCAGTTCACTGAAGATGTTCAAGCTCGTCGGCAAGACTAATTTCGACTTCCTGAAGCTGGCCAAGCCGGCGTTCATCCTGTCCTGGACGCTGGTGATCGTGGGTTCAGGGTATGGCCTGTATCGTGGGTCTCATGCTCTGGGCGTGGATTTCAAAGGTGGTGACAACGCCATCTTCGAATACACCCAGAAGGTGGAGCAGACGGAGATCCGTAATGTCCTGGAAAAGGCCGAACTGGGTGAATTCACGATCCAATATCAAAGCGGGGAGAAGGAGCGTCTGAGCATCCTGACGGAATTTGAAAAAGGGTCCAAGGTGGAAAGCATCCTGAAGAGTTCTTTCGAGAAGGCAGGCTTCAAGCTGGTGAGCCTGGACAAGGTCGGCCCGGCGGTGGGCATGGAGATCGTCAAATCGGCGGTCGTGGCCACGTTGCTTTCCTTGCTGGGCATCCTGGTCTATGTGGCATTGCGTTATGAGTTTTCCTTCGCCTTGGGTGCGGTGGTGGCGGTGCTTCACGACGTGTTCATGACGTTGGGCTGGTTCTTTCTCACGGACCGCCAGTTGAGCGCCACGATGGTGGCGGCCATCCTGACGATCATCGGTTTCTCGATCAACGATACCATCGTGATCTTTGACCGTATCCGCGAGCATCTGAAGATGGGTGCGCGCGGTTCGTTCAAAGAGATCATGAACAGCGCACTCAATGAGACTTTGAGCCGCACGATCATAACCTCCGGCACGGTGCTGCTCTCCACGGGCGCGCTTTATATCTGGGGTGGCGGTGTGATCAACGACTTCGCGTTCACGTTCCTGGTCGGCATCCTCACCGGCTGCTATTCCAGTATCTACATCGCGGCGGCGATCGTACTGTGGTATCATAAGGGCGAGAAGCCGAAGACCAGCGGTTCCGCAGTGGTGATGGACCGGGCGGTGGAGACGGTCGAGGTTCGTTAAAAGTCTGATGCTTGCGATCACGGAAATCACGGGCGGGCACTATGCCGGGTTCATCCTGGTGATCCTGTTCTTCCTCGCCCTTGACCTTGGGGTGTTCCACAAGGAAGCGCGGGTGGTGCGTTTCAAAGAAGCGCTGGGCTGGACGGCAGTGTGGTTTACGCTGTCCATGGCGTTTTCTGGTTATGTTTATCACCTGCGGGGGCGGGAGGAGGCTCTGCAATACATCACGGGTTATATCATCGAGTTGTCGCTTTCGATGGATAACGTCTTCGTGATCGCGCTGATTTTCGCTTACTTCCGGGTGCCGCTCGCCTATCAGCATCGGGTGCTGTTCTGGGGCATCCTTGGAGCGCTGGTGATGCGTGGCGTGATGATCGGGGTGGGTGCCGCCCTCATCAAGACGTTTGCGTGGACGTTGTATGTGTTCGGTGCGTTCCTGGTCTTCACTGGCATCAAGATGATGTTCGGTGATGACGAGGGCGTGGAGCCGGAGAAGAATCCGATCATCCGGCTGGTGAGGAAATTCTATCCGGTGGCCAAGGAGTTTGACGGACAGAAGTTCACGACCGAGATCGATGGCAAGAAGATACTGACTCCTCTGGCGCTGGTGCTGGTGATGGTGGAGACGACGGACCTGATCTTCGCAGTGGATTCCATCCCGGCAATCTTTGCGATCACGGACAAGCCGTTCATCGTTTTCACCTCGAACGTCTTTGCGATCCTCGGTTTGCGCTCGCTTTACTTCGTGCTGGCGGATGCCATCGGTATGTTCCGCTATTTGAAGGTCGGACTGTCGGTGGTGCTGGTGTTCATCGGCGTTAAGATGCTGGCCGATCCGCATGGCAAAACGCCAGAGTGGTATCAGTTCAAGATACCCATCACCATCTCTCTCGGTGTCATCGCGGGCATCATCATCGGATCCATCTTGCTCTCATTGCTTGTCTCGAAGAAGGAAGGAAAATTGCCGCCGGATGACCAGAAACCGGGTGCGCAGCCTTCGGCGGAAACGGACGAAGCCGCTGGCAAGGACAAGGGCAGCGGTCCTAAGTGACAGGAGCCTGACGTATGCACCGGCAGCCGTTATCCCAGAGTTTGGAGGCGTTGCTGGGGACAGCGGATGACAACGCGGTGCTGACTCTGAACGAGCTTATCGAGCGGACAGGCGGTCGTGGTATTTACCTCTTCCTCATCCTCATCAGTCTGCCGTTCATCACGCCGATTCCACTGCCGGGTTTCAGTCTGGTTGTCGGAGTGATCATCATCATCGCGGGCATGCGCATGGCTTTGGGACTGCCGCCGAAATTGCCCGGTTTCATCGGCAAGAAGGTCATCCCGGTGGAACGTCAGCGTAAGATCATCGCGGCGAGCATCAAGTGGGTGAAACGGATCGAGAAGATGGCGAAGCCACGCGGACGTGAGTGGATCGGGCACACGATATCGCTGCGGGCGAACGGGTTGCTGATCGCGTTTTTGGGCGTGTTGCTGGTTTTGCCTTTGCCGCTGCCATTCACCAATTCCGGTCCTGGGCTGGCGGTCATCTTCTTGTGCGTGAGCCTGATGGAGGAGGATGCGGTGCTGGTGTGGGTCGGTTATTTTCTTTCGGCGGCATCGGTGATTTATCTGCTGGCTTTATCCAAGGGAGCCGTGGAAATCTTTGAGAAATATTCGGATAACATCCGTCAATTTTTCGGATTTTAAGTAAGTGAAATCGTATCGCTGGTCATTTGCGCCCGTCCAACTGGAGCTGGCCCGTGTCTTGAGCCAGGGCCTGAAGGTCTCGCCGCTGCTTGCCCAATGCCTGTTGAACCGCGAGATATCGGAGGAGGCTGCCGCTGCTGAGTTTCTTGATCCCAAGTTGAAGAACTTGCGCGATCCGTTTTTGCTGCCGGACATGGCGAAGGCGGTGGAACGGCTTTACTCTGCGCGGAAGCAGGGTGAACTGGTCGTCATCTTCGGTGATTACGATGTGGACGGTGTGACTTCCACGACGTTATTGAGTGAATCGCTGACGGCATTGGGTTGGAAGGTGGAAACGTATCTGCCGCATCGCATGGAGGAGGGATACGGGCTAAGTCGCGATGGCGTGGAGAACTGCCTGAGGAAGTATCCGGCGAAGGTGTTGCTGGCGGTGGATTGCGGTTCTACGGCGGTAGAGACGATTCAGTGGTTGAACGAGCGGGCAGTGGATGTGTTGGTATTGGATCACCATCAGGTTTCTTCACCGGAACCGAAGGCGCTAGGGTTGGTGAACCCACAGCGCAGTGATGATAAACTGAGCCAGATGTTGTGCTCCGTGGGGTTGGTATTCAAACTTCTGCACGCGATCGTGAAACGTGGGCGTGAGCTGAATTTCGCAGAGATGGCCACGTATGATATCCGGCAATACCTGGATCTGGTGGCGCTAGGAACGGTAGCGGACTTGGTGCCGTTGCGAGGGGAGAATCGCGTGCTGGTCTCACAGGGGTTGAAGGCGTTGGGGGAGACGAAGCGGCCGGGGTTGATCGCGTTGAAGGAGGTAAGCCAGACGAGCGGGAATATCGGCGTGTATGAGGTGGGGTATCAACTGGCGCCGCGATTGAATGCGGCGGGGCGGTTGGAGAATGCGTCGCAGGCATTGGATTTGTTGCGCGCCAGATCGGTGGCGGAAGCGTTGCCTTTGGCGCGCGAGTTGGATGTGCGGAATCGGGAGCGGCAGGAGATCGAGAAGGGGATAGCGGAGTCGGCCATCGCAACGGTGCGCAGTCAGTTCCAGCCGGAGCGGGATTACGTGATCGTGCTGGGGGAGATGATGTGGCACATCGGCGTGGTGGGGATTGTGGCCTCGCGGGTGTTGAGGGAATTTTATCGACCCACAATCATTTTAGGCGGATCGGGTGAGGAGTGGCGTGGCTCGGGGCGGAGCATTGAGGGATTTGATCTGGCGGCGGCGTTGCGCTCGTGTGAGGACATCTTAGTGAAGCATGGCGGGCATGCGATGGCGGCGGGGTTGACGATCGTGCCATTGCAGGTGGAGGCGTTTCGCACACGTTTGAACGATCTGGCGCGCAAGACGATTTCAGCGGAATATCTGCAGCCACGGCTTTCGCTGGATGCAGAGATCACGCTGGGGCAGGTGGACATGGTGTTTCTGGATGCTTTGCAAAAGCTGGAGCCGATGGGACAAGGGAATGCTGCGGTGCAACTGGCGGCGCGGAATCTGCGGATGGTGGGGGAGCCGCGTCGCATGGGGAAGGAAGGGCAGCATGTGAAGTTTCAGGCAACGGATGGGGTGTCTGTGCGTGATGTGGTGTGGTGGGGCGTGGGGCAGGCGCCGATGCCGAAGGGTGTGTTTGATCTGGCGTTCGCGCCGCAGCGGAATGAATACAATGGGCGGACAACGATCCAGTTGAAGTTGCTGGATTGGAGAGAGGGAAAAGTTTAACCACAGATGAACACACAGATGTAAAACGGGCACCCCTCACCCCGGCCCTCTCCCCTCCGAGGGGAGAGGGTGGTAAATCGTTTGGCGTTATCAGTAGGTCTAGTAAATTTTAATTGTCAGCGCGGAGTGATGTCAGCGGCTACAGATTAAGGATTTTATGGTATCAGCAGTGATTGTGGCGGCGGGGCGCGGGACGCGCATGGGACCGAATGTGGACAAGCTGTTCCTTGAAGTGAACGGCAAGCCCATCATCGTACACACATGGCGGCAGTTCGATTCATGTGCGGCAGTGGATGAGATCGTGTTGGTGGTGCGGGAGGGGATGCAATCGGCGTTTGAAGAGTTGGCGGCGGATGAAGGTTTCAAGAAGCCGTATCGGTTGGTGCCGGGCGGGAAGGAACGACAGGATTCGGTGTGGAATGGCATCGTGGCGATTTCAGAGAAGGCGGAGATTGTGGCCATTCATGACGGGGCGCGGCCTTGTGTGACGTATGAACTTATCGCGGCGACTATTCAAGCGGCGCGTGAGACGGGTGCGGCGGTAGCGGCGCAACGGGTGGTGGATACGATGAAGGAATCCACGGATGGCAAGACCATCAGCGGGCACTTGGACCGGAGCCGGTTGTGGTCGGTGCAAACGCCGCAGACGTTTCAGGTGCCGGTCATCCGCAAAGCGTTATCACTGGTGAAGGAGAGGGGACTTTTGGTGACGGATGATACGGCGGCATGTGAATTGATTGGGCAGCCGGTGCGGTTGGTGGAGTGTGCGACGCCGAATGTGAAGGCTACGGCGCCATCGGATATTCCGTGGCTGGAGATACTCTTAAAGAAATGACGAATGACCAAATCCGCATGACGAAGGAACCGGTTGCACCGGAGGCCAGTAATGTCCAAGGAAGCATTTAGCCACGGATGGAACAGAATGACACAGATTTGGGATGGGGCTCGGAGGCATTTGGGCTTTAGTCATTCCTTGGTCATTCGGGCTTCGTCATGGGTCATTGCGAAGCTACGAAGCCTCGCTTGCTATTTTGGTTCATGGGTCTTAGTTTGCGCGTAGTACGCAGATAAGCGGTTATGAAGAAAAAAATCCTCTTCAGTACGGTGACCTTGGTGCTTGGGGTGAACCTGTTCCTCGGTGCGCAGATCTATTTCCACAGTGTGCAGGCGGCGGGCAAGGATGACCCGTACAGTCATTACGCGTTGCTGGCGAGGGTGATGGAGATGATCCGCAAGGATTATGTGGATGGGGAAAAGGTGTCTTATCAGGATCTGATGCATGGGGCGTTGCGCGGTATGGTGTCCACACTGGACCCGCACAGCGAGTTCATGGATGCGTCTAAGTTCAAGGATTTGCAGGATGACACGGAAGGCCAGTTCGGCGGGGTGGGCATCGTCATCCAATCCAAAAATGGTTTTCTGACGGTGGTGGCGCCGATCGAGGATACGCCGGGTTATGCGGCGGGCATTTTGTCTGGTGATCGAATCGTGGAGATCGGGGGCAAGAATGCGGAGAAGCTGCCCATCTCGGAGGCGGTGAAGCGTTTGCGTGGTGCTCCGGGCACGGAGGTGACGATCAAGGTGGCTCGAGAAGGCTGGGCAGAACCGAAAGAGATAAAGCTGGTGCGTGCGGAGATCAAGGTGGATACGGCGAAGGATCTGAGCGGCAAGCGGGAGTTCAAGCTGCTGGAGGATAACATCGGTTACGTACGCCTGACACAGTTCGGCGAGAAGACAGCGGATGAATTGAAGGCGGCTTTGGAGAAACAGCAGAAGGCGGGGATGAAGGCGCTCGTGCTGGACTTGCGGGCGAATCCGGGTGGCTTGCTCGACCAGGCAGTGAAGGTCTGCGAATTGTTCCTGCCGCGCGGCCAGCTGATTGTGACGACGGAGGGCCGCAATGAAGCGCAGAAGTCTTCTTATTCGGCGAAGGGGCCGGGAATTTACAAAGACATCCCCATGGTGGTGTTGGTGAATGGTGGCAGTGCGAGCGCCTCGGAAATCGTGGCGGGTTGCCTGCAAGACGTGAAGCGCGCGCATATCATGGGCGAGCAGTCGTTCGGCAAGGGTTCGGTGCAAAGCATCTTGCCGTTGCCGGATGATTCGGCGCTACGCCTGACGACGGCGAAGTATTACACGCCGAGCCATAAGACGATCCATGAGCACGGCATCACGCCGGATAGCATCGTACCGATGTCGCTGGAGGATGAGGTGAATCTGGCGCGTTTGCGTTCCCCCGGTGGTGCGGAGATGTTGGAGGGTGAGGACAAGGAAAAGGTTCTCGGAACGAAGGATGTGCAATTGGAACGGGCGATGGATTTGCTGAAGGGGATTCTGCTCTACACGGGGCAGGATGCGAAGAAGGCGGCGAAGAAGGGTTAGTGGAAGAGTTGATGGTGGATAGTAGATGGTGGGGATGAACATCGAACTCTCGAGGTTGCGGGCTGGACGCTGGCTTTCTGCCGTCATAACGTGCGGCACGCATGCAGGATGATGTGACGGTGCCGAAGCGGTTTTTCAAAGGTTGGGCGATACCCGGACCGGATGTACCGCGTACGGATGTGCCCGAGGTGGAAGAAGGAGAAACCTTGGATGCCATCAGCGGGCAGTTCCGGTTGTTCCAACTGGAGAAGGGGCATCGCTACAGCACGGATGATGTGCTGACTGCGTGGTATGGGACGAGCTGGTGCCCGACGGCGCATCGGGTGCTGGATCTGGGCAGCGGTATCGGTTCGGTGGGCATGATCGCGGCGTGGCGATTGCCGGGGGCGAAGTTTGTAACGATCGAGGCACAGGAGGAGAGTGTGCGGCTGGCGGGGAAGTCGGCGAGGTATAACGGGCTGACGGAGCGTTATGAGATCCGGCAGGGGGATTTCCGTGAAGCGGGGATTTTGCGCGAGGATGACGTGTTTGATCTGGTGCTGGGCAGTCCGCCATATTTTCCCCTGGAAGCAGGTGTGCTGGGGGATCATCCGCAGAAGATCGCCTGCCGCTTCGAGACGCGTGGAGATATTTTAAGCTATTGCCAGGCGGCGTCACCGCGGCTGGCGCCGGGTGGTGTGTTCGCGTGCGTGTTTCCGGTGAAGCCGGAGGCGCAGAAGCAACGAGTGTTCGAGGCGGCGAAGGAAGCAGGGATGAGTGTGGTGCGCTGGCGGCCAGTTGTATTGCGGGAAGGAGAGGTGCCGTTACTGGGTGTGTTCATCCTCATGCGTGCGGAACATCTGCCGGAGGATATGCGGGGGCAGACATGGGAGGAGCCTCCGTTGATCATCCGCAAGACGGATGGGGCGGTGCATCCGGAATATAAAGCGGTGAAAATGGCGTTCGGTTTCCCCCCCTGATATGAGCGCCGAGGCCAAGCCCCCCTCTGCCGAGTTGTCTCCCTTGATGACCCGTCTTGTGCGGGCGGCTTCGTGGACATTGGCCGGAGCGGTAGGAAGCCAGGTGCTGGGGTTTGCGGGCGGTCTGCTCACGGCGCGGTTGCTGGGGAATGAAAGTTTTGGCCAGCTTTCGGCGGTGCGCGGTTTGCTGCTGGCCTTCGGTATTTTTTCAGGTGCGGGGCTGGGGCTGGCGGCGGTGCGGTATGTGGCGGAGTTTCGGGATAGTGATCCGGCGCGGATGGCGGGGCGCATCCAGTTTTTACAGCGGCTCTCGTGGATGTGTGCAGGGGTGACGGCGGTGATCGCCGCGTGTCTCACGCCTTGGATGTCAGACGGCTGGCTGGGCGAGGGGAGTTTGCGGAACGTTTTGTGGCTGGGGTGCCCATTGGTTTTATTCAACGGCCTTTCCGCGATCCAGAACGGGATTCTGGGGGGCTTGGAAAAATTCAAGGCGATCGCGCGCGGGATGGCGGTGGAAGCCACGGGCAATTTATTGGGCGTGGTCTTCGGCGCCAAAGTGGCCGGGATGGGGGGAGCCGTGGGAGGAGCGTGCGTGGCGGGTGGGGTGGCGTGGGTTTACCGGCGCCATCTGTTGCGTCAGGAGGGGATCAGATTGCAGGCGGCAGAAAAGCGGAATTTCGATAAAGGCTGGCTGCTGCATGAGGCGATGCCGTTCATCATTGCGGGGACGCTCTCGCAGCCGTTCGAGTGGTTTGCGCGGCTTTCGCTGGTGCGGCAGCCGGAAGGTTTTGTGCAATTGGGATATTTCAGCGCGGCTTTCACATGCGCGCAGGTGATCGCGTTTTTGCCCCGTCAATTCACGGTGCCAGGAGTGGCATTGCTGGCGGGATTGGCGAAAGCGCAGGGGGCAGTCACGGCGGTGGAGGTGGTGCGGATGAATTTCAAGCTGCTGATGCTGCTTGCGTCCCTGGCGGCGATTCCCATGCTGCTGGCAGCGGACTTCATCCTGCGCCTGTTCGGTTTCACGGCGGGTGGTGATGTGCTGGTGGTGCTGGTGCTGGCGAATGTGGCGGGGGTGTGTTCCGGTTTTTTCCGCACGATCCTTTCTGCCTCCGGCAAGATCTGGTGGCAGTGCGGGCAAGTGCTGGTGTGGAGCGTGGTGCTGGTGCTAACATGGCTGGCGCTGGAAGAATACGGTGCGCTGGGACTGGCCTGTGCGTATCTGGCGGCGTTCGTGGTGGTGCTGTTCCCGCAAGGCCGCGCGGCACGGGTTTGCTTGCAGGAGAGCGGGAGGGAAGATGCGAAGGCGGGAGCGGGTAGCGAAACTAAATTGTGTGAGCGGTGAATTGCAAAAATTGAATCCACCTCCGTGGCATCTGCAGATGCTGGCGGCGGTCTTGCGCGGGACGCAGGGCTGGCCGTTGAGGGACCGTGTGGCGCAGCGGCTGGACCGGCGGCTGGCGGAGCAGGGCTGGGTGCTGGAGCATGAGAGTGATGGCTTGCGCTGCCATCTGGAGCTGGACGATACGGTGTGCCGGGGAACCTACATCGATGATGGTCATGAGGTGGAGACGGGATTTTATCTGAAGCATTTGATCAGGCCGGGCAACCGGTTGTGGGATGTGGGCGCGTGTCATGGTTTTGTGAGTTTGCGCATGGCGCAACTGGCGGGCGCAGCGGGGAGAGTGGATGCCTTTGAACCGGTGACGGCCAACCGTTTGCGGATGGAGAAGAATCTGAGACTTAATCCCGATTTGGCTGCACGCATCACGGTGCATCCTTACGCGCTCTCCCACGAAGCAGGCAGGGTGATGATGCAGCGGACGAGCGGAAGAAACCCGGGCGCCAGCCATATCGTGACGGAGAAACCGGCAGAGGACAAAGGCCGCGAGCGTGCCGGTGTGGCCGGGACGGAAATGGTGGAGACGAGAGCGGCCGAGGCGGTGTGGCAAGAGACTGGGGCAACCATGATACACGGAGTGAAGATCGATGTGGAGGGGCATGAGTTGCAGGTGCTGGCAGGGATGGGCGCGCTGGTGAAGGAGCAGCCGCCGCGCTGGTTCTTGATCGAAGTCAGGGACACTTTTTTGCGGGCAGCAGGCGGCAGCCGGGAAGAGGTGTTCGCCTGGTTTGCGGAGCGGGGTTATGTGGCGCAACGGCTCGTGCCGGGCAGGACGATGGTGCCAGACATGACCCCACGTGATGCGGCAGCGGTTTTGTTTTTGTACGGGGAGGAAGGGAAGTGAACGAGCCTGGTTTCAACCGCCCGATGGCGGAGGCGGATCTGGGCCGGTTGCAGGGCGAGGCCGAGGTGACGCGGTTGCGCGCACTGGTGGATGATTACACGGTGGCAAATCTGCCGGTGATGAACGGCAGCTTGAAATACAGCAACTTCAGTGAGGGACCGGAACGGCTCTTCACATTGAACCAGTATCGCCTGTGGGAGTATGTCTCGTTGTTGCAGCGGTTGCCGGAGCTGGGCGGCAAGGTGAGGTTTCTGGATGTGGGCGGAGCGGGCGCCGTGCTGGCGTATGCTCTGGCGGAGCGCGGTCATCAAGGAGTGGCGGTGGATCTGAATGCGGAACTGGTGGCGACGTGTGCGGAGGTGGCAAAAAAAAGAGGTCTCGCGCTGGAGGCGCTGGTGGGCGATGCGACGGGGGATCTGACAA is a genomic window of Verrucomicrobiia bacterium containing:
- the recJ gene encoding single-stranded-DNA-specific exonuclease RecJ, which produces MKSYRWSFAPVQLELARVLSQGLKVSPLLAQCLLNREISEEAAAAEFLDPKLKNLRDPFLLPDMAKAVERLYSARKQGELVVIFGDYDVDGVTSTTLLSESLTALGWKVETYLPHRMEEGYGLSRDGVENCLRKYPAKVLLAVDCGSTAVETIQWLNERAVDVLVLDHHQVSSPEPKALGLVNPQRSDDKLSQMLCSVGLVFKLLHAIVKRGRELNFAEMATYDIRQYLDLVALGTVADLVPLRGENRVLVSQGLKALGETKRPGLIALKEVSQTSGNIGVYEVGYQLAPRLNAAGRLENASQALDLLRARSVAEALPLARELDVRNRERQEIEKGIAESAIATVRSQFQPERDYVIVLGEMMWHIGVVGIVASRVLREFYRPTIILGGSGEEWRGSGRSIEGFDLAAALRSCEDILVKHGGHAMAAGLTIVPLQVEAFRTRLNDLARKTISAEYLQPRLSLDAEITLGQVDMVFLDALQKLEPMGQGNAAVQLAARNLRMVGEPRRMGKEGQHVKFQATDGVSVRDVVWWGVGQAPMPKGVFDLAFAPQRNEYNGRTTIQLKLLDWREGKV
- the ispD gene encoding 2-C-methyl-D-erythritol 4-phosphate cytidylyltransferase; translated protein: MVSAVIVAAGRGTRMGPNVDKLFLEVNGKPIIVHTWRQFDSCAAVDEIVLVVREGMQSAFEELAADEGFKKPYRLVPGGKERQDSVWNGIVAISEKAEIVAIHDGARPCVTYELIAATIQAARETGAAVAAQRVVDTMKESTDGKTISGHLDRSRLWSVQTPQTFQVPVIRKALSLVKERGLLVTDDTAACELIGQPVRLVECATPNVKATAPSDIPWLEILLKK
- a CDS encoding S41 family peptidase, with the translated sequence MKKKILFSTVTLVLGVNLFLGAQIYFHSVQAAGKDDPYSHYALLARVMEMIRKDYVDGEKVSYQDLMHGALRGMVSTLDPHSEFMDASKFKDLQDDTEGQFGGVGIVIQSKNGFLTVVAPIEDTPGYAAGILSGDRIVEIGGKNAEKLPISEAVKRLRGAPGTEVTIKVAREGWAEPKEIKLVRAEIKVDTAKDLSGKREFKLLEDNIGYVRLTQFGEKTADELKAALEKQQKAGMKALVLDLRANPGGLLDQAVKVCELFLPRGQLIVTTEGRNEAQKSSYSAKGPGIYKDIPMVVLVNGGSASASEIVAGCLQDVKRAHIMGEQSFGKGSVQSILPLPDDSALRLTTAKYYTPSHKTIHEHGITPDSIVPMSLEDEVNLARLRSPGGAEMLEGEDKEKVLGTKDVQLERAMDLLKGILLYTGQDAKKAAKKG
- a CDS encoding methyltransferase domain-containing protein; amino-acid sequence: MQDDVTVPKRFFKGWAIPGPDVPRTDVPEVEEGETLDAISGQFRLFQLEKGHRYSTDDVLTAWYGTSWCPTAHRVLDLGSGIGSVGMIAAWRLPGAKFVTIEAQEESVRLAGKSARYNGLTERYEIRQGDFREAGILREDDVFDLVLGSPPYFPLEAGVLGDHPQKIACRFETRGDILSYCQAASPRLAPGGVFACVFPVKPEAQKQRVFEAAKEAGMSVVRWRPVVLREGEVPLLGVFILMRAEHLPEDMRGQTWEEPPLIIRKTDGAVHPEYKAVKMAFGFPP
- a CDS encoding oligosaccharide flippase family protein; this encodes MSAEAKPPSAELSPLMTRLVRAASWTLAGAVGSQVLGFAGGLLTARLLGNESFGQLSAVRGLLLAFGIFSGAGLGLAAVRYVAEFRDSDPARMAGRIQFLQRLSWMCAGVTAVIAACLTPWMSDGWLGEGSLRNVLWLGCPLVLFNGLSAIQNGILGGLEKFKAIARGMAVEATGNLLGVVFGAKVAGMGGAVGGACVAGGVAWVYRRHLLRQEGIRLQAAEKRNFDKGWLLHEAMPFIIAGTLSQPFEWFARLSLVRQPEGFVQLGYFSAAFTCAQVIAFLPRQFTVPGVALLAGLAKAQGAVTAVEVVRMNFKLLMLLASLAAIPMLLAADFILRLFGFTAGGDVLVVLVLANVAGVCSGFFRTILSASGKIWWQCGQVLVWSVVLVLTWLALEEYGALGLACAYLAAFVVVLFPQGRAARVCLQESGREDAKAGAGSETKLCER